The genomic stretch TCTAAgagcacacactcctcatacaccCCTGTAAGAGCACACTCTCCTCATACACCCCTCTAAGAGCACACTCTCCTCATACACCCCTCTAAgagcacacactcctcatacaccCCTGTAAGAGCACACTCTCCTCATACACCCCTCTAAGAGCACACTCTCCTCATACACCCCTGTAAGAGCACACTCTCCTCATACACCCCTCTAAGAGCACACTCTCCTCATACACCCCTCCAAGAGCACACTCTCCTCATACACCCCTCTAAAAGCACACTCTCCTCATACACTCCTCTAAGAGCACGCTCTCCTCATACACTCCTCCAAGAGCACACTCCTCATACACCCCTCCAAgagcacacactcctcatacaccCCTGTAAGAGCACACTCTCCTCATACACCCCTCTAAGAGCACACTCTCCTCATACACCCCTCTAAGAGCACACTCTCCTCATACACTCCTCTAAGAGCACACTCTCCTTATACACTCCTCCAAGAGCACACTCCTCATACACCCCTCCAAgagcacacactcctcatacaccCCTGTAAGAGCACACTCTCCTCATACACCCCTCTAAGAGCACACATTCCTCATACACTCCTCCAAgagcacacactcctcatacaccCCTCCGAgagcacacactcctcatacacTCCTCTGAgagcacacactcctcatacaccCCTCTGAGAGCACACTCTCCTCCTACACCCCTCTAAGAGCACACTCTCCTCCTACACCCCTCTAAGAGCACACATTCCTCATACACTCCTCCAAgagcacacactcctcatacaccCCTCTAAgatcacactctcctcatacACCCCTCTAAgagcacacactcctcatacacTCCTCCGAgagcacacactcctcatacaccCCTCTAAgagcacacactcctcatacacTTCTCCAAAagcacacactcctcatacaccCCTCTAAgagcacacactcctcatacaccCCTGTAAgagcacacactcctcatacaccCCTGTAAGAGCACACTCTCCTCATACACCCCTCTGAGAGCATACACGCCTCATACACCCCTGTAAgagcacacactcctcatacaccCCTCTGAGAGCATACACTCCTCATACACCCTTCAAAGGTACTCCCTCCATTCCTCTCTTCTTGGTCTTCTGTCGACGTTTGCAGCACATGACTATGACAGCAATCACCACTGACACTATCACAGCGATGACCAGGATGGCAGACGCTATTACCGGTAAGCTGTAGTCTACAATGCAAGAAGATGAAGACCATGATTAGTAAGCTGTCCCCCTTTACTGAGCACTGTACTGTACAGAGACAGGACCAGTTTTGCAATGCTGCAGTTGTCTGTGGTCTTACCCACTGCCATGACTTCTCTCAATGTCTACATCTCATCAACCATGAGCCCACAATAGTGTTGAACCCTACACACATAACTGTGACACCATCTTCCTGAACGATTGACCACTACTCAGTATGCTACAGTATCATTACACACCAGCATCGCGGTCACACCAGCTACCACTTGTCCTTTAAAGTCATGTGTTAAACGCTAAGGCTGAAAGAATATGAACTACAGCTTTCTGTAGAAAGAAAACTTTTACATAATGTTATTAATTTATCATTACTTTCCTTATTACAAAATAAGCCAATCTGCTGTGCTTTATAAAGGTGCTAATGCATGTTTTAACAGAGCAGCCACCTGTATTATAGGTGGGCATCACCTCTTTTTTAGAGCTTACCATCAAAGAAAGACTTGTGCTCCTCCGGAGAACACTGGACATGACTGATCTCGCCGTGCTGTTTGTCCGGGCTGCGGGAGCGAATGAGGGCTTGTACAGTGAAGCAGTAACTCACGCCCTGGTCCAGATTAGTCACCTCTATTGTGCTGCTGGTGCTGATCTTCTCTTTCTTAGGAGGAGAACATACATGGCGCAATCACTTATCCATTCACTTATTCATTCAgtaattcattcatttattcattcactTATTAATTCACTTATTCATTCACTAATTCATTCACTAATTCATACACTTATCCATTCATTTATTAATTCAATTATTCACTCAGTAATTCATTCAccaatttgtttatttttccagcTAACCCAGCGGATGAAGCTCTTTGAACCCTTTTAAATGCATGTCCGGATTCCATTACTCTATTTTGGCAGGAAGAGGTCATAAACAGGTCCTGAGAAGACCTGCAAGCCTGGTCCTAATTGTGTATACCCATAAAACTAACCAAGAGGCTCCGGGCCAACGGAGGTAGTTGTTGGTTTTGTAAAGAACCATACAAATCTTTAATAATTTCTCTTTAATTATTGTTCCTTAAGATTTAATCCAAGAGATTGTGTACGACTTATAAATCTGTGATGTGAACTAATAACTCATACATAAACattcaattatatatatatatatatatatatatatggtgtgtaatgatacatatatatatatatatatatatatatatatatatatatatatatatatatatatatatatatatatatatttatatgtgtcGAGAAGAGAGGTGTATCTCTGCTGCACATCATAGTACCAAGATGCTTAGTAGATATCAAGAAAATGAACTTTAGAAGAGTCACTAAACCTCTGTACTGATAAGCAATGCTTGAGAGGGTTATTAAAGTTGTATATGGCTATTGGACGCATgacataaaataatatatttctTGGTAATTGATAATCCTGCATGTGTTATTTTTGTAACTGAAACAATGGTAACGTACATGAATAATTTTTCAGTTATTACATACCTTCCCAGTACTCTTGGCTTTCCTGTAGAAGACCTTATATTGCAAGTCATCTTTAAAGATATCACGAATGCTCTGAGACTGTTTCTGCCCATTGAGGACTGCTGTCTGAATGTCCTTTACATAGAGTGTTATTGTTCTTTGATCTTTGCTCACTGCAATCCTAAATTCTGGTCTGCCAATCATTgctaaaaaacagaaaaaaaagagaacaaTTTAACAATGGGTTGTTTTTTCAACAGTACATATGGGGAGATGTAAGAGATGGATGAAAGTTCATGAGAAACCTACTGTCATTATAGGGGCAGAACCAGCCGGACGCTGTGTGTGGGAACTCGGTGAGATCAGAGCTAGAACCACGTTTAGGCTCTGACTGAACCTCTGCCATGTATCTGCCTTTCAGGTTTGTGAGTGCAGTCGTCAGGTCACATTCGGTGTCGCTGGTCTGAATACAGAGAGGAGTCCTTTCTCTGTCCTGACCACGTCTGGAACCAGGATATGATTTACAATCGTGAACTACCATCCCATTATATGAAAGCCTCCAGGCTATCGATGCATGCTCATGCAGGCAaagggtgtggatgtgtgcaatACCGGTCAAACATCACATTGATGATGTTACTACTTAAAAATTAAACAGTATTGA from Brachyhypopomus gauderio isolate BG-103 unplaced genomic scaffold, BGAUD_0.2 sc153, whole genome shotgun sequence encodes the following:
- the f3a gene encoding coagulation factor III, tissue factor a, with protein sequence MKLQQKNLRFLCVWMIFVNGCASETFPRAQNVTWSSLNFKTLLTWSPKPTNYSYTVEFSQRGQDRERTPLCIQTSDTECDLTTALTNLKGRYMAEVQSEPKRGSSSDLTEFPHTASGWFCPYNDTMIGRPEFRIAVSKDQRTITLYVKDIQTAVLNGQKQSQSIRDIFKDDLQYKVFYRKAKSTGKKEKISTSSTIEVTNLDQGVSYCFTVQALIRSRSPDKQHGEISHVQCSPEEHKSFFDDYSLPVIASAILVIAVIVSVVIAVIVMCCKRRQKTKKRGMEGVPLKGV